The genomic DNA TTCTGCGGCATGAACTTGAGGGTGTCGATGGCGTTCTGGACGTCCAGGCCGCGGACGACGTCCACTACCAGCCGCGCCTTCTGCGGCGAAAGTTTAATCCACTTCTGTTTGGCCTTGAACTCCATCACTACTTCAGCCGCATCGTTTTAGCGGTCGGGCCGCCGTGCGAGCGGAAAACCCGCGTCGGCGCGAACTCGCCCAGTTTGTGGCCCACCATATCCTCCGTTACATAGACGGGGACGAACTTCCGGCCGTTGTGAACCGCGATGGTGTAGCCTACGAACTCGGGCGGTATCGTGCAACGGCGGGCCCAGGTCTTTATGACGACTTTTTCGCCCGTAGCCTCGACCTTTTTGACCTTGGCCATCAGCTTGAGGTCGACGTACGGTCCCTTTTTAGTCGAACGTGCCAAAACTTTTCCTCGCGGCTCGAGCCGCCCCGGCTACTTCTTCCGCCGGCTTACGATGTATTTATCGGAATGTTTCTTCTTGCGCGTACGGGCGCCCTTCGTCAACCATCCCCAGGGCGACTGCGGGTGGTTGCCGCCCTTGGACTTGCCCTCGCCGCCGCCGTGGGGGTGGTCGTTGGGGTTCATCGCTACGCCGCGCACCGTGGGCCGGATCCCGAAGTGGCGCGTGCGGCCCGCCTTGCCTATTTTAATGTTGGCGTGGTCGGCGTTTCCTATTTCGCCGACCGTGGCCCGGCACTCGAGCGAAAAAAGCCTCACTTCGCCGGAGGGCAGCCTGACGTGGCCCACGCCGCCCTCCTTGGCCAGCAGCGTACAGTACGTCCCGGCGGCGCGGGCTATCTGCGCCCCCTTGCCCGGTTTGAGCTCGACGCACGAGACCACGGTCCCGGCGGGGATATTGCGGAGCGGCATCCCGCTGCCGGTTTTGGCCTCCGCGCCGGCGCCGGCGTTCACGACGTCTCCCACCTTCATCCCCTGGTTGGCGACGACGTACCGTTTATCGCCGTCGGCGTACACGACGAGGGCGAGGTCCGCGGAGCGATTCGGGTCGTACTCCAGCGCCGCGACGCGGCCCGGCACGCCGTCTTTGGCCCGCTTCAGGTCGACGACGCGGATCTTGCGGCGGGAGCCGCCGCCGCGGTGGCGGACCGAGATGCGGCCCTGGCCGTCGCGGCCGGCGCGCTGCTTCTTGGCCTTTACGAGCCGCTTCTCCGGCTTCTTGTCGGTCAAGCCGTCGGTGGAGCGGACGCTCATAAAGCGCCGACCGGGAGACGTGGGTTTGTACTTCTTTATAGCCATATCGTACGGTTAATTTTATTCGAAGTACTCTATGGTGTCGCCCTCTTTGAGGGTAACCACGGCCTTCTTCCAACTCGAGCGCCGTCCCTCGGTATAGCGGACGCGGCGCTTCTTGCCCAAACGGTTCATGACGTTGACACCGGTCACGGTAACCTTGTAGATGGCCTCCACCGCGTCCTTTATCTGTATCTTATTGGCGGAGGGGTGTACCTTGAAGGCGTACTTACGCTGCACCTCTTGGAGGTACTCCATCTTCTCGCTTATGATGGGCTGAACCACTACGTCCTGGGGCGCCTTCATTTCGCCAATTTTTGCTCCAGCGCTTTCGCCGCCGCTTCGGTCATCACGAGCTCGTCGGCCTCGACGACCTCGTAGACGCTGGCGTTACCCGGGTGTCGCACGTTCACGATGGGCACGTTGGCGGCGGATTTTACGAACTTCTCGTTCTTTTCGTCGATTACGAATAAAACCTTAGCGTCGAGCAAGTTCATATCCGCCAGCAGGTCGACGACGCCCCTGGTCCGGTACTCGTCGAACCTCAAGGCCTCGATTACCCGCAACTTGCCGTCGCGGGCCTTATCGGACAGCGCGCTCCTGAGCGCCGCGCGCCGGACTTTGCGCGGGATGTTCTTCCCGTAATCGCGGGGCCGGGGGCCGAAAGTGACGCCGCCGCCGCGCCACTGCGGCGAACGGATGGAGCCCTGGCGGGCGTGGCCGGTCCCCTTCTGGCGGTAGGGTTTACGGCCGCCGCCGCGAACCTCGCCCCGCGTCTTGACCTTGGCCGCGCCCGCGCGCTTGGCCGCGAGCTGGGCCACGACGCACAGGTGGACGAGGTCGGGCCTCGGGTCCGCGGCGAAGACGCTGTCCGCGAGCTCGAGCTCGCCGGTCTCACGTCCTACCTGGTCTATCAATTTCGTTTTCATGGTTGGTCTTTTATGCACCAGACCCGGTATAAGCTTCTGCCTCGTCGTGGGTCCACGTTATTACGAACGCTAGGTTTTGCAATAAACCCTGCATATCGCCGCCGAAATGGGAGTTAATCACGCTCCAAACCTTATTCTGCCGTACGGGTTCCGGGTCCTCGGAGAAACCATCCCACGTTACGTGAATTATATACTTGGTGGGGGTCATCTCTTCGACTGAGATATCCGCAGGAGGTGTGGAGAAAGCCTCCCTCAATGCATTTACGACCCTATTTCTCAATTCTTCCATTTTCGACCCCCTATATCGCGTATAACCCGCGCTGCGGCGATTACCTTTCTTGCGATATCTTGTTTAGCTTTACCCAAGTCCCCGCGGAACTTGCTAGGTGGGTCTTTATGCAACAAAGAAGGCGCCCTAATAAAGGCATTATCATCGAAATAACGTACTTCGTTTCGCCAACGGGCGACTACCCTTGAGACTGCCGCGTTCAACCGTTCAGTTTCGTCGCCCGCTTCCGCCAAATCCAGAAAACCGCTCAGTTTAATAAGTTCTAAAATAGCGTGGTTGGTCGGTATTCCGGCACTGGGATTAATTTTTAAGACGTACGCCGTCAATAAACACTATACGGCTAAACCAGATATATAAATAACGGCAGTATAATGGTTTTCGTTTCCTCCGGCAGCCCGAAAAAGCGATTCCGCGTCGTCAAACCGTTGCGTGGCCGCTCTATAAGCGTTATTAGCGTTGAGCGTAGGCGAAAACGTAGACGGGAATATTAAACGTATCCCTTGGCGTTTTCTTGTGCCTCCTTTATTACGAGCCATTTACTTCTTGTGGCGCGGGCGCCTAGCGCGCTTTACGCGCCGGCGAGACGACTACCAGGCCGCCGTTGGGCCCGGGCGCCGCGCCCTTCACTATTAGAAGCGACTTATCGGCGTCGAGCCGGAACACCTTGAGGTTAGCCGTAGTCAACCACCGGTGGCCCATATGGCCCGGCATCCTCTTGCCCTTGTAGACCTTGGAGGGCGTCGCGGAGGCGCCGATGGATTTGGGCCGCCGGTAGGCCTTGGAGCCGTGAGTTTTGGGGCCGCGGTGGAAGCCGTGCCTCTTGATGACGCCCGCGAACCCCCGGCCTTTGGACCGGGCCCGGATGTCGACCGCGGCGACGCCCTCGAAGATCGAGACGTCGACGACGTCGCCGGCCTTGTAGGGCTCGGCGTCGCCGAGCCGGAACTCGCGCAACGCGGCCGGCGGCGCGACGCCGGCTTTGGCGGCGTGGCCGGCCTCCGGTTTGTTGGGCCGCTTCTTCTCGCCCAGGCCCAGCTGCACCGCGGCGTAGCCGTCGCGCTCGGGCGTTTTGACCTGCGTAAGGCGGTTGGGAGGCAGCTCGAGCACGGTGACGGCCAACGCCCGACCTTCGTCGTCGAAGGCCGTCGTCATCCCGAGCTTCTTTCCCAACATTCCGAGCGGCATTTTTACGCGGGCCTCGTTCACAGTTTAATTTCCACTTCCACGCCGGCGGGCAGCTGCAGCCGCGTCAGCGCGTCGATGGTGTCGCTGCTGTGTTCTTCGATCTCGATGAGGCGGTTGTGGGTCCGTATCTCGAACTGCTCGCGCGATTTCTTGTCTACGTGGGGCGAGCGGAGGACGGTGTACCGGTTTATCTGGGTCGGGAGCGGCACGGGGCCGCATACCTGCGCGCCGGTTCGTTTTATGGTAGCGCAGATCTCCTCTACCGACCGGTCCAGCAAGCGGTGGTCGAAAGCCCGGAGCCTGATCTTTATTCTCTTTTTCGGCATTACTTATTCGCGTCGCCTCGCGCGCGCGTC from bacterium includes the following:
- the rpsS gene encoding 30S ribosomal protein S19; translation: MARSTKKGPYVDLKLMAKVKKVEATGEKVVIKTWARRCTIPPEFVGYTIAVHNGRKFVPVYVTEDMVGHKLGEFAPTRVFRSHGGPTAKTMRLK
- the rplB gene encoding 50S ribosomal protein L2; this translates as MAIKKYKPTSPGRRFMSVRSTDGLTDKKPEKRLVKAKKQRAGRDGQGRISVRHRGGGSRRKIRVVDLKRAKDGVPGRVAALEYDPNRSADLALVVYADGDKRYVVANQGMKVGDVVNAGAGAEAKTGSGMPLRNIPAGTVVSCVELKPGKGAQIARAAGTYCTLLAKEGGVGHVRLPSGEVRLFSLECRATVGEIGNADHANIKIGKAGRTRHFGIRPTVRGVAMNPNDHPHGGGEGKSKGGNHPQSPWGWLTKGARTRKKKHSDKYIVSRRKK
- a CDS encoding 50S ribosomal protein L23, producing the protein MKAPQDVVVQPIISEKMEYLQEVQRKYAFKVHPSANKIQIKDAVEAIYKVTVTGVNVMNRLGKKRRVRYTEGRRSSWKKAVVTLKEGDTIEYFE
- the rplD gene encoding 50S ribosomal protein L4 — protein: MKTKLIDQVGRETGELELADSVFAADPRPDLVHLCVVAQLAAKRAGAAKVKTRGEVRGGGRKPYRQKGTGHARQGSIRSPQWRGGGVTFGPRPRDYGKNIPRKVRRAALRSALSDKARDGKLRVIEALRFDEYRTRGVVDLLADMNLLDAKVLFVIDEKNEKFVKSAANVPIVNVRHPGNASVYEVVEADELVMTEAAAKALEQKLAK
- the rplC gene encoding 50S ribosomal protein L3, yielding MPLGMLGKKLGMTTAFDDEGRALAVTVLELPPNRLTQVKTPERDGYAAVQLGLGEKKRPNKPEAGHAAKAGVAPPAALREFRLGDAEPYKAGDVVDVSIFEGVAAVDIRARSKGRGFAGVIKRHGFHRGPKTHGSKAYRRPKSIGASATPSKVYKGKRMPGHMGHRWLTTANLKVFRLDADKSLLIVKGAAPGPNGGLVVVSPARKAR
- the rpsJ gene encoding 30S ribosomal protein S10, whose product is MPKKRIKIRLRAFDHRLLDRSVEEICATIKRTGAQVCGPVPLPTQINRYTVLRSPHVDKKSREQFEIRTHNRLIEIEEHSSDTIDALTRLQLPAGVEVEIKL